From the Pseudomonadota bacterium genome, the window GTGTTGGGACATCGCTTGTCTTAATTCCTGCTATCTTGTTTCTTTTCCTAACCGGCAAAACTTTACCAGGATTCGGCCTTCTTGTCTGGGGAGTAGGAGCTGTAGGCCTGATCGATAATTTTTTAGGCCCGAAGCTTGTAGGGCAAAGAATGCAGGTGCATCCGATGATCATTCTTCTGTCTGTTCTCGGAGGTATCGTTTTTTTCGGACCGATAGGATTTCTTCTCGGGCCTTTAATCATGAGCCTGTTCTTTGCTTTGTTTGAAATATATTCAGCTATCAGGGCTAATCAATAAAAAAAATCTGTTACCATAGATATTCAATGTAATATTGGCCTAACAGTTGGTATTTTTCAGGGAAAGCACTTTGTATGTGACTAGTCTTTTTGATGCGCGCTATCAGTCCATTTAGAATTTCTATCCATCCACCTTAAGCTTATCCAATACCACAATATGACAGGTATCATCATGGCAAACCAACTCCAGTCATTAATTAGAAATATTTTCATAATCCAATCCTGATTAGTAAATATACGACCCCAAGGCACGCAATAAACAGAAAAAACTACACTGGAACCTATTAGCCACAAAGCCCCTTTTCTGGTTTCAATAACTGAAAACGCGAGATATACCCACATTGGGAGATTGTCTGTTTTTTGAACCATCTTTCCGCCTTTCATCATCATTTTTTATTGAACATATGAGACAATTGCAAAACGTTTCAGTTTAGTCAAGCTCAAGGCGGGAGAAAATTTCAACCACAGGAATACATTGAGTATTTCGAGGGTTGAAATTTGAGCCCAACACAGAGATCGACCAAAATGGGGCGTTTTGAAACCGGCTATTTATAGAAAGGATACCTGGCAGACCGTATCTATTTGTTCAATCAAGGATATGATTTCGTTTTGCAGAGCCTTGTCTCTGATAGGCTCAACTCTTGTAACAGGGAAACCGTCTGAAGTCTTTCTATATTTCCAATCAATTATAAAACCGGGCACAATGGCATAAGACAAATTTCCAAAGCCGCAGCAAGAGTTATCCAGTACGCCTTCCCCCAAAAAGTAGAAGAATTCACTATCGTGGTAAGGGAGGCGGGTTTCTTCCGTCAGGACATAGTGTCCTGCAATAACATTATTTTCCTCATTCAAATCGGTGTGAATATAATCCGTTAATTCCAATTGTTGTTCCATATTATCTCCCTGGGATAACAAATAATCTACTCTGTCACCGTTAATGGATTCATTTCCAGTTCCTTAGCGTCAGGTTAATTGATTCGTAAGACCAATCCCCATTATATTTTTGGTGCAAGTATATAAAGTATACAGCAGCAAATAACATAAAGTCTACTTTTTTAGCCGCCTTTCGTTAAAATATACTGCGATAATTACAATAGGAATCCGGTTTTATCTCTTAGCGATAATAACTTGGCATGAAAAATGCTTTTAAAACGGGCAATAGAAAATAACTGTTTTTTAGCCCTACTATTTTAGAAAACATATGGATGAAGAATATAAAAAACCAAACCCGGCAAAGACACACAAAGCTTATTTCAAGCCTTTGAAATCGTCGTATACGCTGGAAGACTATTATGCAGGCTTACCTTCGGAAGAAGAAATGCGGCTATATAACAGCACACATAAGCCTCAGCGGAGGATTTGGCCTATTGCATGGTCAGATCTGATGATGACCATGTTTATTCTGTTTGCCGTTATGTATGTTTACAAATCAGCAAACCATAATTTTTCTTTTATAAACCAGGTTGAAGCGAATATAGTACCGGCGACTTCAACGGAAACAGGAAACTCATCCGAAGTCCGGATGTCAATTGAATCGCTAAACTCTTCGTCTTTAAACAAGTTGGAAAAGGCTGAGGATACCATACAGCTTCAGCATATTACTGATATCGGAAAGATTGAGCTTCAGGAGGATAAGGCGGTCAGGATCATTTTCCCCGGGGATCTTTTGTTTGATACCGGAAGTGCCGATTTAAAGCCTTCGTCCTTAAACACGCTCAGGCAGGTGGCAAATGCTATTCGCATTACCGACTACCATGTGAATGTGGTGGGACATACCGATAATGTTCCCATTCATTCGGAAAATTTTGCCACCAATTGGGAACTTTCTGCAGGCCGGGCATGTATCGTTACCCGGTTTTTAATCGAACAGATGAATCTTTCAGAAGAGCGGTTTTATGTGAGCGGCTATGCTAATCTGCAGCCGGTGGTACCTAACGATACAGCCGAAAACAGGGCAACCAATCGACGGGTTGAGCTTGTCCTGACAAAGAGCAGACCAAAGGCAGAAAATAAGCTCCCTATCTGAGGATTTAACAGTCGCCGCCCCCGGATAGCAGGAAGATATTGTGTTATTTAAATCCTTTAATTGAACCACAACAGAGGGTATTTTATGAGACTAAATTATAGAAACCTCATAAGTATAATGGAAGTAATTTTTGGTAACTACCAAAACATTTTAGGTGTGTTTTGTTTTACAGCTTTATTTTGCGGCGGGCCCTTAATGTATGGACATGCAGGACTCTATTTCAACCTATCCGGTTTTCTGATTGTAATCGGCGGAACTTTTGCTGCAGCCTTTGTGAGCTTCAAAGCCGAACGCCTCAAGATTGTGTGCAAGGTGCTTAAATCTTCATATATGGCCCGGGAAATTGAGCCATATGAAATTGTTGAAACACTTGTGGATTTATCTATAAAAAGAAGACTCAGGGGACTTCTGTCGCTCCAGGAAGATGAGCAGGAAGCAACTGTTATGTTTCTGCGCCAGGCACTTGGTTATCTTGTGGATGGCTACGATATCCGGCAGATTAGAGATTTTCTGACAACCGAGATCAACTTCTTCCGGATACGGCGGGAGGAAACCGAACGTGTACTTAGAACCATAGCTGAAACCTGTCCTTCTTTTGGTCTTATCGGCAGTGTGGTAGGCCTTATGAGTATGATTTCCGGGATAGGAGATACATCGGTTATTCTTGCGACTATCCCGGTAGCACTGACATCAACCTTATATGGTGTATTGTTTTCAAGCTTCATATTCGGGCCATTTGCAGCACATATCCAGGAACGCACAGACCGGGAAATTCTCCTGCAAAGAATCATTTTGGAAGGAGTGATCGCAATTGGAAGCAATTTGCATCCAAGGGCACTTGAAAGCAAACTCAAATCTTTTTTAACCCCTTCTGACCGGGCAGATAAAATAGTTTCTTTGGAAAGGATTCGAAAGGAATTTAAAGTTAAGGACTCAAACCTTTTTCAACCTGAGAGAGAAAAAGCCCAACAGTTTTCTTCGGCTTCCAAATAGTCCATAGAGCCAGTTATGAAAACCTCACGGGTTTCTTATTTTTACTTTACCTTCGTAAGACCAATCATTATGCCCGCCATCAATGATTACAAGCTTTGATCCAGGAACGGATGCTGCAAGCGCCTTTGCATGCTGTACCGGAATAATTGCATCTGCTTCAGCGCCAAAAATATCGATAGCACCTTTATAATTTGAGAGTGCTTCTATATTGTCCCAGTTATCCTTTAATATCAACCAGACAAGAAAAGATGGGAAATGCTCTTTGGCAACTAAAGAAAGTTTATCAAAAGGAACGATTAACACTAATTTAACCGGTTTATTATCAAGAGTTGCAAGATATGATGCAGGACCAGATCCGATAGATTCACCGGCTACACAAACCGGAATATCAGGGTAAGTTCCTCTGAGAAATAGATATGCTTCTTTTGCTGCATGATTAAAAGACTCTTTCGATGGGACACCTTTACGGTCTCCGTATCCGGGGTATTCAAGAATAAAGATAGAATCTTTATCTGAAAAACATGGTATCGCATATAAACGGTCTGATGCCTGACCGGCGTTTCCATGAAGCATTAACCATACGTTCTTAGGCGATTCAACCATTCGTGAGTAACCGATAGTTTCGCCGTTTCTGTTCCATGGCGTAAGACTGTTATTGTGAGGATTATGAGAAGGAAAGAATAGAAACATTCTTTCAATCGGCGAACATCCAACTATTCCAAAAAGGGTGATGGATGTAATAAGAAGTAATGTCGTTATTGATATTAGTTTCATATATGTGTTGAATAATAAAGCTCAGCGACAGGCAGGAGTTGCCACTGATGTTTATATTTCACTCTATCGCGAATTGCTCTTGCCCGTTAGCTGGAGTGGTTGGTTCGGTTTAGATGGTTTCAGCTTCTTAGTTATTTGAAAGAAACTCTCAAAATGGTGATCAGTAGAGGGCACTTCCGGAATATCATTAAATGCTTCATCAGGTATGCCCGTGAATTTACCGGTTTCATATCCTCTAAACCTAACCCACACACCACGTTTAGGGATCGTAACGGAGGTAAATGTGAAAACCTGCAATTCCATGACAATCGGTGATGCTAAATCATGGTCATCGGCAGATTGAATCGAGATTAGTTTCTTTCCCAAGTGAGCACGGTGATGTGTGTCACGGTCATCAACTATTCTCCCTTCGATTTCGATAAGCTTCCCGAAAGCCGATCCCAAACGCGGATTGATTGAAACAGCGTATAAATTTCCGTCAACCCATAAAGTTATGGTGCTGATAATAGCAACTGATATAATAATTGATAAAATTCTCATATTTCTTGCTGAGCCATTGATTATCAGGTTAATTTTTTTTGATATTAAGATTGACGGGGTTTCCGTGCTTAGAGTTTTGTCTTTAGTTCACCAGAGATGATAAAACCGATTTTGGGCTTTTTCCCTTTTGGTTCCGGGATTTCGATCAACCTGCGAATTTCACGAACCAAATCAATTAATATCTCATCATGGTCACTGACCCGCCTTTCAAGTTGATCGACTTTTAGAGCCAGCTTTTCATTTTTGAGTGCCATTTCACGTAGCCGTATGAATGCTCTTACGATAAAGACGCTCATCTTATTTGCCTGCGCTGAATTAAGAACATTTGCCGCCTGCAAAGCACCATGTTCTGTAAAAACTAAGGGCTGTTTTCGTCTGCCACCCCAGCCTGAACTTGATGTCGCAATTTGCGACTTCAAGTTTTCGAATTCCTCTTTGGTCAGCCGGAACATAAAATCCTCTGGAAATTTATCAATATTTCTTCGGGCTTGCTCGTTTAAGCGTTTTGTTTCCACACCATACAATGCAGCAAGATCTGAATCCAATATTACTTTTTGACCACGAATGACTAATATGGTTTTTAATATGCTCTTTTCAGGAATAAGATCTTTTGATTTATGCTGCATATATTCTTGCTCCTTCTATTAGTTAGGAGAATTTTTTAACTCAGCGGCGGGCCAAAATACTTGCCCGGTAAGCCACTGCGCCTCTTCCCGTCTGCAGCAGTGAATGGTTATGCTTATCCTTTGATGTGGTAACTATATACTGACGAGCCACCTATTTTAATGTAATTTGGGTCATACCCTAAACCTTCAGTTACTTGAATCCCTTCTTTGGGGATAAAAACACCGCTTTCTTCTACGAAACTTTGCTCAAGCTTAATATAGATGCCGACATTGGTAATATATACTGATATTGGATTAAGCGATTTAATATAATTCGGTAATACTTCAACATCAGACATGTTTGATTCAACATTGTTCCTCAACACTTCATTGGCTTCTTGTTCAAGAAGGGTTATGTTGAATTCATCTGCCTTGTGATGCCCTGTGCATCCGTTGAAACTGAAGGCTACTAGAGCAATTAATATAACAATTGCAAGTTTCATATCTTTCGAAGCTTAAAAGATCAGTTGCCCAAAAAGGTCTGCCAGTTTTGTCGGCAGGCATTTTTGGGTCAAGATGAATCGATTGGTAACTTATTTTTTCCCTATTTTAATAAATTTTACTTGGTTTTTTTTATTGATATCATTTGCATGATAAATACTTATTTTTCTATTTGAGATTTTATTTATCATAAATACAATATCATTTAGCAATCTAATTTGATCAGGGGGCATATTTAAGCCTAAATAAACAACTTCCACGAGATCATTTACCTTAATTTTTTTTTAATATCAAAACTTTTGGTTATTAATCTAATTTCTTTTTCATGTTTGAAATTGTTTGTTTTTATTTTTAATAATGTATTTTTTTTATCGATAATAATATCCCCTCTATCTGTACGCATATTATTAACATTTTTTCTATATTCTTTTTCAGAACAATAGTTAACTTCTTCTAAATAAACTGTTTTTCGTTGTGTTGCTTTTTGATTTTCAACTTCAATTGCTTTAATAATATTATCATAATTGAGTTTTAAGCATATGCCTTTATGACCATCTGCGTAATGAGACCACATTAGATAATCGTTGTTTTTCTTACTAAGAGAGCAAATAGCAGTTGGTAATTCTTCTCTTTTTTCATCGATTAATATGGCACAATCCATCGGATCGTTTAACTCTTTAGGATCAGCGAGGTATAATTCATTATTTACAATAATGTCTAATGCCCAAACATTAAATGGTTTGTATTTATAGAGTATCAAAAAGTCTCCATAGGATTCATTTTTATAAGTTCGAGCTAATCAGCGCCACAGTTTTTTGCGTCGGCTGAATTAGCAAGGATATATTTCCAAAATTAAATTGGAAGAAAATCAAGTGCAAACTTGTTTGGCGATTTTTTAGCTTGATACCATTTAACGTGATGCTATTCAGGATTTTGTAATAATTTTTTCAAATCTTTTTTATGCTCTATCTTAATTTTAAGCCCAAAAGCAATAGAAGCCACATGTTTTGCTTCATATTTATGAGCCCCCAATTCGTCACGTACAATTTTTCTTTCTCGCTCATATTTCCAATAAGTATATTTTGTCCCTATAGCTTGCTAAATGAAAAAAGCGACGATATCGTTCAAATGGTTTCCATTGTATTCGCCTTGAAATGAAGAGTCCTTAGAGTGAAATGGATGCTCGCTTTGATATTTAACGTCAATAGGATTTAATAATTTGGGGTGAGGATAGAAATGATTTTCTCTAAATCCAATGCAGAACCCCTCATGCTTGTCGGCGTAATGAGACCACATTAACTGGTTTTTTCTTGCACGGCTGAATGAACATACACCTATTTGATTTAGTTTTATATTTATCTCGTTTTTGATCTTTTTCTTATTAGCAATGCCAGTTTTC encodes:
- a CDS encoding flagellar motor protein MotB — encoded protein: MDEEYKKPNPAKTHKAYFKPLKSSYTLEDYYAGLPSEEEMRLYNSTHKPQRRIWPIAWSDLMMTMFILFAVMYVYKSANHNFSFINQVEANIVPATSTETGNSSEVRMSIESLNSSSLNKLEKAEDTIQLQHITDIGKIELQEDKAVRIIFPGDLLFDTGSADLKPSSLNTLRQVANAIRITDYHVNVVGHTDNVPIHSENFATNWELSAGRACIVTRFLIEQMNLSEERFYVSGYANLQPVVPNDTAENRATNRRVELVLTKSRPKAENKLPI
- a CDS encoding MotA/TolQ/ExbB proton channel family protein, with amino-acid sequence MEVIFGNYQNILGVFCFTALFCGGPLMYGHAGLYFNLSGFLIVIGGTFAAAFVSFKAERLKIVCKVLKSSYMAREIEPYEIVETLVDLSIKRRLRGLLSLQEDEQEATVMFLRQALGYLVDGYDIRQIRDFLTTEINFFRIRREETERVLRTIAETCPSFGLIGSVVGLMSMISGIGDTSVILATIPVALTSTLYGVLFSSFIFGPFAAHIQERTDREILLQRIILEGVIAIGSNLHPRALESKLKSFLTPSDRADKIVSLERIRKEFKVKDSNLFQPEREKAQQFSSASK
- a CDS encoding alpha/beta hydrolase, with translation MKLISITTLLLITSITLFGIVGCSPIERMFLFFPSHNPHNNSLTPWNRNGETIGYSRMVESPKNVWLMLHGNAGQASDRLYAIPCFSDKDSIFILEYPGYGDRKGVPSKESFNHAAKEAYLFLRGTYPDIPVCVAGESIGSGPASYLATLDNKPVKLVLIVPFDKLSLVAKEHFPSFLVWLILKDNWDNIEALSNYKGAIDIFGAEADAIIPVQHAKALAASVPGSKLVIIDGGHNDWSYEGKVKIRNP
- a CDS encoding ORF6N domain-containing protein; this translates as MQHKSKDLIPEKSILKTILVIRGQKVILDSDLAALYGVETKRLNEQARRNIDKFPEDFMFRLTKEEFENLKSQIATSSSGWGGRRKQPLVFTEHGALQAANVLNSAQANKMSVFIVRAFIRLREMALKNEKLALKVDQLERRVSDHDEILIDLVREIRRLIEIPEPKGKKPKIGFIISGELKTKL
- a CDS encoding DUF2971 domain-containing protein, with protein sequence MILYKYKPFNVWALDIIVNNELYLADPKELNDPMDCAILIDEKREELPTAICSLSKKNNDYLMWSHYADGHKGICLKLNYDNIIKAIEVENQKATQRKTVYLEEVNYCSEKEYRKNVNNMRTDRGDIIIDKKNTLLKIKTNNFKHEKEIRLITKSFDIKKKLR
- a CDS encoding DUF2971 domain-containing protein, with the translated sequence MTSNINSKSLFKFRPFNERSKAILSNKELWFAEPKTINDPFDCQVEHERMLESFLAKTGIANKKKIKNEINIKLNQIGVCSFSRARKNQLMWSHYADKHEGFCIGFRENHFYPHPKLLNPIDVKYQSEHPFHSKDSSFQGEYNGNHLNDIVAFFI